The following are from one region of the Qipengyuania flava genome:
- a CDS encoding toxic anion resistance protein, whose translation MSDTKTQTATATETAFDLTPPDPVPEVAPEKAAGLVPVSEEVKSKLETKVDGFVEDLISEDANSPEFGKKVDQLTNMGRKEIMAAAGMSNRFLDRPLRAMDKDEGVGANLAELRRVVEDLDPGKRGKLSGTRKILGIIPFGNKLTNYFRSYQSAQTHIQGILNNLSSGKDELIMDNAAIDVERQKLWEAMGNLEQMIHISNTLDQKLEEKAAELDATDPAKAKAVRETALFYVRQRTQDLLTQMAVSVQGYLALDLVKKNNVELVKGVDRASTTTVGALRTAVTVAEAMTNQRLVLGQITALNDTTAGIIDSTSTLLRDQTGKIHEQAAASTIPLETLQRAFQNIYDTMDEVDNFKLRALDSMKQTVDLLSDEVEKSKGYIARAEGQAQAQKQVAESNLLSIEG comes from the coding sequence GGATCCGGTGCCCGAGGTCGCGCCCGAAAAGGCGGCCGGGCTCGTTCCCGTATCGGAAGAGGTGAAGAGCAAGCTGGAAACCAAGGTCGACGGGTTTGTCGAGGACCTCATTTCCGAAGACGCCAATTCGCCCGAATTCGGCAAGAAGGTCGACCAGCTCACCAACATGGGCCGCAAGGAAATCATGGCTGCGGCCGGCATGTCGAACCGCTTCCTCGACCGACCGCTGCGCGCAATGGACAAGGACGAAGGCGTCGGCGCCAACCTGGCCGAGCTGCGCCGCGTTGTCGAAGACCTCGATCCGGGCAAGCGCGGGAAGCTGTCGGGAACGCGCAAGATCCTCGGCATCATCCCCTTCGGCAACAAGCTGACCAATTACTTCCGCAGCTATCAGAGCGCGCAGACGCACATCCAGGGCATCCTCAACAACCTTTCCAGCGGGAAAGACGAGCTGATCATGGACAACGCCGCGATCGATGTGGAGCGGCAGAAGCTGTGGGAGGCGATGGGCAATCTGGAACAGATGATCCACATCTCCAACACGCTCGACCAGAAGCTGGAGGAGAAAGCCGCCGAACTCGACGCGACCGATCCGGCCAAGGCCAAGGCGGTGCGCGAAACCGCGCTTTTTTATGTCCGCCAGCGCACGCAGGACCTGCTGACCCAGATGGCGGTCAGCGTGCAGGGCTACCTCGCGCTCGATCTCGTCAAGAAGAACAATGTCGAACTGGTGAAGGGTGTGGATCGCGCGAGCACCACAACGGTGGGCGCGCTGCGCACCGCCGTGACCGTGGCCGAAGCGATGACCAACCAGCGCCTTGTGCTGGGCCAGATCACCGCGCTCAACGATACGACCGCCGGCATCATCGATTCCACCAGCACCCTGCTGCGCGATCAGACCGGCAAGATCCACGAGCAGGCCGCAGCGAGCACGATCCCGCTGGAAACGCTTCAGCGTGCGTTCCAGAACATCTACGACACGATGGACGAGGTCGACAATTTCAAGCTGCGCGCGCTCGACAGCATGAAGCAGACCGTCGACCTGCTGTCGGACGAAGTCGAGAAGTCCAAGGGCTACATCGCCCGCGCCGAAGGCCAGGCACAGGCGCAAAAGCAGGTCGCGGAAAGCAACCTCCTGAGCATCGAAGGCTGA